CGGCGCCCATCGCCTTGCCGCACATCGCCAGATAGGCACCGCCGTAGGCTTTGTGAAGAATGACGGTGATCTTGGGAACGGTGGCCGCTCCGTAGGCGAAGAGCATTTTCGCGCCGTGGCGGATGATGCCGCCGTATTCCTGCTCGATACCGGGCAGAAAACCGGGAACGTCCACGAAGGTGACGAGCGGGACGTTGAGCGCGTTGCAGAAGCGTACAAAGCGAGCCGACTTGGCGGAGGCGTTGATGTCAATGGCTCCGGCCAGCACACTGGGCTGATTGGCCACAATGCCCACGCTGCGGCCGCCGAGTCGTCCGAATCCGACCACGATGTTGGCGGCGAACTGCGGCATGACTTCCAGGAAATCGCCGCCGTCCACGACGTGCGCGATAGCATCCAGAACGTTGTACGGTTCGCGCGGATCATCGGGAATCAGTTCGTCGAGAAACGGATCCGGTGCGAACTCGATCACGTCCCCGCCCGACTGACGGGGGGCGACCTCGGTGTTGTTCTGCGGCAGGAACGAGAGCAGACGCTTGGTGATGTTCACCGCATCGGCGTCGTCTTCGGCGAGAAAATGAGCGACGCCGGAAAGACTGGTGGCGACCATCGCGCCGCCGAGCGCCTCGGCGGTGATGTCCTGACCGGTGACCGCCTTCACCACATCGGGACCGGTGATGAACATCTTCGATTCTTTCTTCACCATGATGATGAAGTCGGTGAGAGCGGGCGAGTAAGCCGCGCCGCCCGCGCACGGTCCGGCGATGATGGAGATCTGCGGAACGACGCCCGAAAGCAACGTGTTGTTGTAGAAGATGCGGCCGTAGCCGTGCAACGAGTCCACGCCTTCCTGAATGCGCGCTCCGCCCGAGTCGTTGATCTGCACGAACGGCGCGCCGCAGCGCAGCGCCTGCTCCATGACGTCGCAGATCTTGCGGGCGTGCATCTCGCCGACCGCTCCGCCGCCGACGGTAAAATCCTGCGCGGCCACGAATGTCAGACGGCCGTTGATCGCACCGCAGCCGACGACGACGCCGTCGGACGGGAACCTCTGCCCTTCGGGATCGTTGCGCGGCACGGCGAAGAGGCCGAGTTCCTGAAACGTGCCGGAATCGAAGAGGAGGGCAATCCGCTCGCGGGCGGAGAGCTTTCCGGCTGCGTGTTGTTTCTGGACGCGCTCGGCGCCGCCCATCTCCCAGATGCGGGAGCGGCGCTCTTCGAGCTCGTGAAGTCTCTGCTTGGTGGTGGACATGGTCTATCGCGTTCGCAAATTGATTCTTTCCAAAGGACTGTCGGGGCAAGGAGGCTTTTCATGCGGAAAGCCTTGCCCCTCAAGTTAAGTTTATAATCTACGCAAAACTTACGACTCTTTCAAGGGGGTCATTTTTACTCCTTTAAGCCACCACAAATACTGAAAGGGCGGCCTTTTCAGGTCGCCCTTGATGTCCACGTGTCGGAGGTGCCGAATCAGAGGTCTTTCAAACTGACGACTTCGATGTCGCCAATGTTCAGTTTCCGTAGCTCAGGTTCGATGACTTCCCGGTCTCCCACTATCACGATGAGCATCTGGTCGGGATGAATGTGCCGCGAAGCGACCTGCGTGGCCGCCGCCCCGTCCACCGCCCGCACCTTGTCGAGATAGGTTGTCCACTCGTCCGCGGGCAGATCATAGACAAATAGCTGGTTCAGACTGCCGGCGATTTCGGTGAACGTCTCGAAGTCCTGCGGATAGCTCTTGGTGAGATCGTCCTTGCTCTTTTTCAACTCGTCGGGAGTCAAAGGCCGCGGCCCGCCGACGTCCCGCAGCTCTTTGAGAAACTCGGCGATGGATTCGTCGGTGACCTCGGTTTGCACCTCGGCATACGCGAGAAACGGCCCGCGCCCCCGCCGGGTGACGAATACGGAGCGCGCACCGTAGGTATAGCCCTTCTCCTCGCGCAGATTGGTGTTGATCCGGCTGGTGAACAGACCGCCGAGGATGTGATTCATGACCTCACAGGACACATATTCGGGATCAGTGCGGCTGATTCCGGCGTTGCCGAGGACGATTGCACTCTGAGGAGCGCGTGGTTTGTCCACGATGAGAATCTTCGTCGCAGCAAACGGTTGCGGATCGGGAATCTCGGGAAGCGTCACCGCGATGGCCTTCCATGACCGGAAAGCCCGATCGAGTTTCTCTTTGGCTTCGGTCAGGGTGATGTCTCCCACTACGACGAATCCGGCGATGGTCGGTGAATACGAGGTCTTGTAGAAGTTCACGATTTCATCGCGGGTTACGGCGTTAACGGATTTCTCAGTGCCGGTTCCCGTGTAGGGCTGAGAATAGGGATGCCCTTCTCCAAAAAGCAGCCGGTAGTAGGCCTTGAGCGCAGACGTGAAGGGCCGCCGGTTCTCCTGCTGAATGCGACCGAGGTAATTCTTGCGAAGCCGGTCGAGTTCTTCATCGGGAAATGTCGGATTGAGCACGATATCCGCCATGAGATCCAGAGCCGGATCGAGATTCTTGCGAAGCACGTTCAGGCTCACGGTGGTGGCGTCGAAGGAAGCTCCCGTTCCGAGGTTCGCTCCCAAAGCTCGCGCTTCATCGGAGATTTGCAGAGCCGTGCGGGTTTTGGTGCCCTCTCGCAGAAGATCGGCGGCCAGCGAAGCCAGACCGGGTCGTTCGACTGGATCAGCGGCCATCCCGACCTTCATGGCCAGATTGATCTGGACCAGTGGCAGAGTATGTTTTTCGACCAACAGCAGCGGCACACCGTTGGAGAGCGTCGCCCGTTGAATAACCGGCGGATGGAATTCGGGATCCGCGCCGCCCTCGGGCAGTGTGGTTTTCACGGGAGGTTCGCCGCTGGCCGTCGGATCCCCCTGCGGCACTGTATAGAGGATGGCCCGGCGGTTCAGGTCCAGCCACTTGCGGGCGAAACGATTCACGTCCTCGACGGTAGCCTTCGTATACCGCTCGAGATCCCACTGGAAGCGATCCGGGGTTCCCAGCCAAACGTTATAGCTGTTGAGACTGTTGGCGCGACCGGAAACCGTCTGAAGGGATCGCACGAAACCCGCCTCATAGCCGGTTTGCGCGCGTTTCAGCTCATCCGCCCTGATGCCCTTGTCGAGCACGTCGCGGAGAATCTCGTCCACCGCTTTCTCCATCTCTTCGCAGGTATGGCCTTCGCGGGCGGTGACTTCGATGTTGAACGTGCTGCCCAACTCTCCCGACGATTGATAAGCGCTGACGTCCTGAGCGATCTGCTTGTCATACACGAGCGTCTTATGAAGCCGCGACGTCTTCCCCGAAGCGAGGATGGTAGCGAGCAGATCGGCTTCGGCGTCGCCGGGAGCGAACAGGGGCGGTGTATGCCAGATGCAATGATAGCGAGGAAGGCTGACAACGTCCTGCGCGACTACGCGCTTGACGCCGTCCAGAGTCGGAACCCACTGCTGCAGGCGATCCACCGGTGGGCCGGGTGGAATCGAGGCGAAATATCTCTCGACAAGCTGCTTGACTTCCGCCGGATCAAAATCTCCGGCAATAGTGAGCGAGGCGTTGTTGGGCGCGTAATACATCTCGTAGAAGTCCTGCACGTCCGCCAGCGAAGCCGCCGCTATATCCTCCATGTAGCCGATCACCGACCAGCGGTAGGGATGGCCCTCCGGGTAGAGCGTCTCCAGCGAAAGCTCATACATCTTCGCATAGGGCTGATTGTCGAGCCGTTGACGACGCTCGTTCTTGACCACGTCGCGCTGGACGGCGAGTTTCTCATCGGTCAGGAGCAGATGCGCCATGCGATCGGATTCCAGCCAGAGAGCCATTTCGAGATAGTTGCTGGGAACGGTCTCGTAGTAGTTGGTGCGATCCTCGTTGGTCGAAGCGTTGTTGTCGCCTCCGATCCGGTCGTAGGGCTCGCTGAAGTCCTCCGGGTAGTGCTCGGAGCCTTCGAACATCATGTGCTCGAAGAGATGAGCGTAGCCGGTCTTGCCGGCCTTCTCGTTTTTCGAGCCGACGTGATACCAGACGTTGACCGTGACGGTGGGGATGGTGTGATCCTCGTGGAAAATCACGTCCAAACCGTTGGAGAGTTCGTACTTTTCGATCTTGAGCGGCGGCAACTCCTGAGCCGTACTCGTTCCGGTCAAGATCAAGAAAGACAAGAGAATCAGAAAGGAGAAAAGAGTGCATGCACGGATCATGATTGCCTCGCGAGATGAGTTGGATGCACGAAGGGATTTCTTTGTGAGAGGCGATTTTCGCAGGAAAAGTTGCGTTACCCCTTTTTCCCCCGAAGACGGGGGGAGCCGAATAACACCTACGCGTGGATGGCGCGGTTGTCGCTGGCCATCAGACAAGCCTCGCGGAACGCCTCGGTGAACGTCGGATGGGCGTGAACGACGCGACCGATGTCTTCGGCGCTGGCGCGGAACTCGAGCGCGACCACCGCCTCAGCAATCATGTCGGCCACCCGCGCGCCGAACATATGCACACCCAACAGTTCATCGGTTTCACGGTCGGCCAGTACCTTCACAACCCCCTCGCTCTCGTTGGCCGCGCGCGCCCGACCCAGCGGCTTGTAGGAGTAGGTTCCAGTCTTGTAGGATCGCCCGCGCTGTTTCAGTTCTTCCTCTGTATAGCCGACGCTGGCCACTTCCGGCCACGTATATACGACTCCAGGGATTGCGCGGTAGTTGATGTGCGGTTTCTGCCCGGCGATAGTCTCGGCCACGAACATGCCTTCCTCTTCGGCCTTATGCGCGAGCATGGCTCCGCCGATCACGTCACCGATGGCGAAAATACCGGAACTGCGGGTTTCGAGACGCTCGTTCACCTGAATGAAACCGCGCTCATTCAGTGTCACGCCCACTTTTTCCGGCGCGAGCTTCTCCGTGTAGGGTCGCCGTCCCACCGCCACCAGACACAGATCGCCCGCGAATTTCACCCGATCTCCCGCCTTGTTCTGCGCCTCGATTTCGACGGCACTACCATTCCGCTTGACACTCTCCACGCGATGACTGAGATAGAACGTCATACCAATTTTTTGCAGCGAGCGCTGGAGTTCCCTGCCCATCGTGCGATCCATGGTCGGAATAATCGAGTCCATGAATTCCACTACGTCCACCTTCGTGCCGAGCCGTGCATACACCGATCCCATTTCCAAGCCGATGGAACCACCCCCGATAATGAGCATTCGCTCGGGGATTTCCGCAAGCGAGAGCGCTTCCGTCGAGGTGATGATGCGTTCCTTATCAATCGTGATATGCGGCAGCGAAGCGGACTTCGAGCCGGTGGCGATCACGGTGTAGGTCGTTTCGATGCGGTCCTCGGTTCCATCGGAGCGATGTACCGCGAGAAGTCCCGGCTTGACGAACGAACCCATTCCTTCGTAAATGTCAATACCGTTCTTGCCCATCAGGTAGCGGATTCCGGCTACAGTGTCGGCAATGACCTTTTCCTTGCGGCTCTGCATCTGCGGCCAGTCTATGTCGAGCCCCTGCACGCGGATGCCATGCGCGGCGTAGCGCATCTTCGCGTTGTAGTAAAGCTCGGACGAATCCAGCAGTGCCTTCGAGGGAATGCAGCCGACATTCAGGCACGTCCCGCCCAGCGAGGGATATTTCTCGATGAGCGCGGTTTTCATACCGAGCTGTGCCGAGCGAATGGCGGCCACGTATCCGCCAGGGCCGGAACCGATCACGGTGACGTCGTATTTCATGGATACCTCACACCTTGAGCAGCAGCCGCATCGGATCTTCGAGAAGCTGCTTGACGTGGACGAGAAAACTCACCGACTCGCGTCCGTCCACGATGCGGTGATCGTAGGACAGCGCGACGTACATGATGGGACGGATTTCGATCTGATCGCCCACCGCCACCGGCCGGCGGACGATGTTGTGCATTCCCAGAATTCCGCTCTGCGGTGGATTGAGAATCGGCGTGGACAGGAGCGAACCGAACACACCGCCGTTCGAGATCGTGAACGTGCCGCCCGCCATTTCGTCGAGCGTGAGTTGATTGTTGCGGGCGCGGGACGCGAGTCGCTCGATTTCCA
The genomic region above belongs to bacterium and contains:
- a CDS encoding acyl-CoA carboxylase subunit beta; the protein is MSTTKQRLHELEERRSRIWEMGGAERVQKQHAAGKLSARERIALLFDSGTFQELGLFAVPRNDPEGQRFPSDGVVVGCGAINGRLTFVAAQDFTVGGGAVGEMHARKICDVMEQALRCGAPFVQINDSGGARIQEGVDSLHGYGRIFYNNTLLSGVVPQISIIAGPCAGGAAYSPALTDFIIMVKKESKMFITGPDVVKAVTGQDITAEALGGAMVATSLSGVAHFLAEDDADAVNITKRLLSFLPQNNTEVAPRQSGGDVIEFAPDPFLDELIPDDPREPYNVLDAIAHVVDGGDFLEVMPQFAANIVVGFGRLGGRSVGIVANQPSVLAGAIDINASAKSARFVRFCNALNVPLVTFVDVPGFLPGIEQEYGGIIRHGAKMLFAYGAATVPKITVILHKAYGGAYLAMCGKAMGA
- a CDS encoding insulinase family protein, whose translation is MIRACTLFSFLILLSFLILTGTSTAQELPPLKIEKYELSNGLDVIFHEDHTIPTVTVNVWYHVGSKNEKAGKTGYAHLFEHMMFEGSEHYPEDFSEPYDRIGGDNNASTNEDRTNYYETVPSNYLEMALWLESDRMAHLLLTDEKLAVQRDVVKNERRQRLDNQPYAKMYELSLETLYPEGHPYRWSVIGYMEDIAAASLADVQDFYEMYYAPNNASLTIAGDFDPAEVKQLVERYFASIPPGPPVDRLQQWVPTLDGVKRVVAQDVVSLPRYHCIWHTPPLFAPGDAEADLLATILASGKTSRLHKTLVYDKQIAQDVSAYQSSGELGSTFNIEVTAREGHTCEEMEKAVDEILRDVLDKGIRADELKRAQTGYEAGFVRSLQTVSGRANSLNSYNVWLGTPDRFQWDLERYTKATVEDVNRFARKWLDLNRRAILYTVPQGDPTASGEPPVKTTLPEGGADPEFHPPVIQRATLSNGVPLLLVEKHTLPLVQINLAMKVGMAADPVERPGLASLAADLLREGTKTRTALQISDEARALGANLGTGASFDATTVSLNVLRKNLDPALDLMADIVLNPTFPDEELDRLRKNYLGRIQQENRRPFTSALKAYYRLLFGEGHPYSQPYTGTGTEKSVNAVTRDEIVNFYKTSYSPTIAGFVVVGDITLTEAKEKLDRAFRSWKAIAVTLPEIPDPQPFAATKILIVDKPRAPQSAIVLGNAGISRTDPEYVSCEVMNHILGGLFTSRINTNLREEKGYTYGARSVFVTRRGRGPFLAYAEVQTEVTDESIAEFLKELRDVGGPRPLTPDELKKSKDDLTKSYPQDFETFTEIAGSLNQLFVYDLPADEWTTYLDKVRAVDGAAATQVASRHIHPDQMLIVIVGDREVIEPELRKLNIGDIEVVSLKDL
- the lpdA gene encoding dihydrolipoyl dehydrogenase, with protein sequence MKYDVTVIGSGPGGYVAAIRSAQLGMKTALIEKYPSLGGTCLNVGCIPSKALLDSSELYYNAKMRYAAHGIRVQGLDIDWPQMQSRKEKVIADTVAGIRYLMGKNGIDIYEGMGSFVKPGLLAVHRSDGTEDRIETTYTVIATGSKSASLPHITIDKERIITSTEALSLAEIPERMLIIGGGSIGLEMGSVYARLGTKVDVVEFMDSIIPTMDRTMGRELQRSLQKIGMTFYLSHRVESVKRNGSAVEIEAQNKAGDRVKFAGDLCLVAVGRRPYTEKLAPEKVGVTLNERGFIQVNERLETRSSGIFAIGDVIGGAMLAHKAEEEGMFVAETIAGQKPHINYRAIPGVVYTWPEVASVGYTEEELKQRGRSYKTGTYSYKPLGRARAANESEGVVKVLADRETDELLGVHMFGARVADMIAEAVVALEFRASAEDIGRVVHAHPTFTEAFREACLMASDNRAIHA